Part of the Dehalococcoidales bacterium genome is shown below.
CCTCCCTGCAGTGAGGGTAAGTTTTCTTAATACAAACTTCGTTTGCCCTGCATTATTACCCTGCTCTCAAATGGAACTATTACTCTAACAGGGACTGAAAAAGGGGAGTCCAGAGGGGCTTCGCCCCTTCTGAGGGGCACCCCCTTATGGCAGGGGTGTCTGGGCGTCATTCTTACAGAATGACGTTAGCAGAATCCGAAACCAGATTCTGCCGGTGTCACCCCAGATAAAATTATTTCCCCCTTCCTGGCCAGGAAGGGGAAGGCACCGCCCCTTCTGAGGGGCGCTCCATCTGGGCCGCACGGGGATTGGTCGAAAGGGTTTCTCATCACTCTGTCAGAGGTTCACTTAACGACATTGACACTCCACAGTCAGTAGCGTAACATAACCACAGCAACCTGCAAGGGACAACCAGACCATCGCCCCATCGCGGCGAATCCCGGACAGATAGATGGAATACAGAGGAGGAACGACTATGGCCTTTTTCCAGCATGGCAATGCACGAATTTACTACGAGGACGTTGGCCAGGGAGACCCTATAATCAGTAACCATGGCCTGAGCGAGGATGCTAATTACTGGAGCGAGACTGGCGTTACCGCCGCCCTGGCCGAGAAGTACCGCGTGGTATCAATGGATATGCGGGCGCACGGCCGTACCGTGGTTGAAGGTGAATCCAAGGGGTATGATGCCGATACCATGGCGGCCGACTTCGATGCCCTGGCCGACCACCTCGGAATCGACAAGTTCCACCTGCTCAGTCACGCCACCGGGGGCATGGTGGCGGCACGATACGGGATGTACCGTTCGGAACGGCTTCTCAGCCTGATACTCACCGACACCGGTTCCGAGACCCGGCCCACGATGTACGATGCCCGGGGAGATGAGTTGACTGTTATGCCCCCACAATTCGATGCGGAGACGCCCATGCCGGAAGAGCTGCCAACCGTTGAGCAGATATCTGCCGGTACTCACGCCAACCCCGGCGTCTTTCTCTTCAAGATGGCTGAGCACCCGTACAGCGACATTATGTGGCCCATATACGACGGGTTCCTGCACCGGCAGGACCGCTGGCAGATAATGGAGTTCATGCTTACATTCTACAGCGACCCCGACCCGCGCGTAGAGGCACTGCGTCAGGTCATCTGCCCCACCCTGATACTACTCGGTGAGTTTGACTACGTCTTCTACAAACCCAGTGAGCTCATGGCAAAGGAAATCCCGGATAACCGTCACGTCATCATGCCGGGATGCGGCCACATGACGGCCATTGAAGACCCGAAGTGGACCACCAGTGAACTGCTCGACTTCCTGGACTGCGTGTCCAGAACAGGCCGTGCAAACTGGTAGCTGTTATCTGCCGGTCTCAATACGGGAATACTGAAAGAACACAGGAGGCAAGAAGTGGCATTTTTCCAGAACGGAAACGCACGAATTTACTACGAGGATGTGGGACAGGGAGAGCCCATAATCTGCAACCACGGACTGAGCGAGGACACCTCGTACTGGAGTGCTACCGGAGTCACCGCCGACCTGGCCGAGAAGTACCGCGTGATATCGATAGACATGCGGGGCCACGGTCGCACCGTGATTGAGGGTGAGCCCAAAGGCTATGACGAGAAGACGATGGGAGAGGACTTCAATGCCCTGGCCGACCACCTGGGAATCGACAAGTTCCATCTGCTCAGTCACGCCACCGGCGGCATGTACGCTGCCCGCTTCGGAATCAGGCACTCGGACCGACTGCTTAGCCAGATGCTGACCGATACCGGTTCCGAGACGTTACCCACGATGTACCACCCCGACGGCAGGGATATCACCGAAGAGGACCGCGAGCTCGCCCGCGCGGCTATGGAGCAGGCTATGCAGAATGCGGCGACCCAACCGACGCCGACCTACGAGGAGAGGAAGGCCGGATGGCGCGCCAACCCCGGCGTTTTCACCTTCAAGATGGAACAGCACCCGTACAGTGACAGATTGTTCGACGTACTGGACGGCTTCTACCAGCACCGCGTCAGCCAGCAGGCGTTTATCGAGTTCAGACAGAGTTTCTACACCGACCCCGACCCGATGGTCGAGGGGTTGCGCCAGGTCAAGTGCCCCACCCTGCTGTTAGTCGGGGAGTTCGACATTGTCTTCCTGAAACCCACTGAGCTCATGGCAAAAGAGATTCCGGACAACCGCCACGTCATTATGGCGGGATGCGGCCACATGACGGCCATTGAGGCCCCGAAATGGACCGCCCATGAGTTACTGGACTTCCTGGATTGTGTTGGCAAAACGGGACACGCCAACTGGTAGCACTGGGGACCATGAACCAGCAGCTACTGGTTGCGTACCGCTTCCAGCAATACCTCGGGGAGCATCTTCACCTGGCAGTTACCCTTTTCGGCCAGATTTCTCCTGACGTTCTGGTAGCAGCCGGTGCAGATTGTGACCACGGTGTCGCTGGTGACGCTGCCGGCAAGCTCTTCCATGTGGGGAGGGATATAGCAGCAGCGCGTGCTGTCCAAGTGATTCACCTTCAGCCCGTCGACCCTTCCGAGCAATCGGGCGGCATGCTCGATGTCCACCGGATGTGAGGTGACGCGCCGCCGGAACCGGTAGCAGCCGGCGTAGTAGTCGATTGCCTCCTCGAGCCGGCCGCCCTTCCAGTGACGGCCGAGAAGCTCACTGTACGAGATGACCTCAAGGTCTGTGGCGTCGGCACAGTTGGTATAGCTCGGTTCGCAGGCACCGCAGAAGAGGGCTACGGACTTCGCCCCGAGCTCTTTAGCCTGCTTGAAGTTCTCCAGGACAAACTCCCGCGAAAGCTCTCGGTAGCTGGCGATGTCCTCCTCGTTCCTGGCCATCACCGCAGGCTGCCCGAAGGCCATCCAGCCGCAGCAGTACTCCTTTGACAGCAGAGTATAGCTCACCTGCAAGTGGTCAAGCAGGGCCTTCAGGTCCTTAAGAACGTGAGGCATTGCCTCCGGCTGAAAGCAGCCCATGATAATGGCATAGTCGGCGCTCTCCCCTGTCGGATAACCGATATCATCGAGGACACGACGCCTTCCCGAACCATCATCACGGAAGGTACCATACCTGCGAATGTTCTCAACCAGTTTCTCATCTATCATGGTGATGTCTCCTTACCGTTAACGGGTCATGCTGCAACAGTCTTCTGAGATTGCTTCGTGACACGCCACTGAGTCCAGTGGCGCGCAATCTAACACCGTTACGAAACCGCGGCTCCTTCCTCTCTCAGCCGTCGCTCTTCACCGCATTCCAGTGGCTCCCCCCGGGAAACAATGGGGAAACACCGGTTGCAGGAGATGCACTTCGCCGGAGCGGTGTCGCCCTTCTGCCAGCGGACCAGCAAACCCGGCTCACGGATGAAGGGGCGGCACATCGATACCATATCGGCGTCACCGCTACTGACAATACTCTGCGCCGTCTCTAGGGTACGAATCCCCGCGACGACCATTACCGGCACGCTCACTGCTCGCTTGACAGCAGCAGCCCTCTCCCGGAAGGGCGTCCGCTCCGGGTCGCCTTCCTTCACCGTGAGGGCTACCTGCCCGACACCGGCGCTGACCTCGATGGCATCAATCCCGGTGTCCACCATCTGCTGTGACGTCTCGATGCCTTCTTCCAGGGCAACACCGCCCTCGCGGTCGTCCATCACACCGAACTTTATCATCAGGGGGAAGTCACCACCGACTGCCTGGCGTATCCGGCGTATCACCTCCAGATGGAACCTCCTCCGTTTCTCAGCATTACCACCCCACCGGTCCGTCCGCCGGTTAAACAGGGG
Proteins encoded:
- a CDS encoding alpha/beta hydrolase, which codes for MAFFQHGNARIYYEDVGQGDPIISNHGLSEDANYWSETGVTAALAEKYRVVSMDMRAHGRTVVEGESKGYDADTMAADFDALADHLGIDKFHLLSHATGGMVAARYGMYRSERLLSLILTDTGSETRPTMYDARGDELTVMPPQFDAETPMPEELPTVEQISAGTHANPGVFLFKMAEHPYSDIMWPIYDGFLHRQDRWQIMEFMLTFYSDPDPRVEALRQVICPTLILLGEFDYVFYKPSELMAKEIPDNRHVIMPGCGHMTAIEDPKWTTSELLDFLDCVSRTGRANW
- a CDS encoding alpha/beta hydrolase, with translation MAFFQNGNARIYYEDVGQGEPIICNHGLSEDTSYWSATGVTADLAEKYRVISIDMRGHGRTVIEGEPKGYDEKTMGEDFNALADHLGIDKFHLLSHATGGMYAARFGIRHSDRLLSQMLTDTGSETLPTMYHPDGRDITEEDRELARAAMEQAMQNAATQPTPTYEERKAGWRANPGVFTFKMEQHPYSDRLFDVLDGFYQHRVSQQAFIEFRQSFYTDPDPMVEGLRQVKCPTLLLVGEFDIVFLKPTELMAKEIPDNRHVIMAGCGHMTAIEAPKWTAHELLDFLDCVGKTGHANW
- a CDS encoding NADH:flavin oxidoreductase, with protein sequence MSSTGSGAQSLFESCTIGRLKLKNRFMRSATWDATADINGAVTDTSVAMYRELGKGGIGLIVSGYAFVSSHGQANPGQYGIHSDDMIPGMRRMVEAAHQDGARIALQIVHAGINSGYLVGKGATLLAISEMPEMKRPHREMTEEDIEGIIADFAAAAVRGREAGFDAIQLHGAHGYLMSQVISPLFNRRTDRWGGNAEKRRRFHLEVIRRIRQAVGGDFPLMIKFGVMDDREGGVALEEGIETSQQMVDTGIDAIEVSAGVGQVALTVKEGDPERTPFRERAAAVKRAVSVPVMVVAGIRTLETAQSIVSSGDADMVSMCRPFIREPGLLVRWQKGDTAPAKCISCNRCFPIVSRGEPLECGEERRLREEGAAVS
- a CDS encoding (Fe-S)-binding protein — protein: MIDEKLVENIRRYGTFRDDGSGRRRVLDDIGYPTGESADYAIIMGCFQPEAMPHVLKDLKALLDHLQVSYTLLSKEYCCGWMAFGQPAVMARNEEDIASYRELSREFVLENFKQAKELGAKSVALFCGACEPSYTNCADATDLEVISYSELLGRHWKGGRLEEAIDYYAGCYRFRRRVTSHPVDIEHAARLLGRVDGLKVNHLDSTRCCYIPPHMEELAGSVTSDTVVTICTGCYQNVRRNLAEKGNCQVKMLPEVLLEAVRNQ